A stretch of the Marivirga tractuosa DSM 4126 genome encodes the following:
- a CDS encoding 1-acyl-sn-glycerol-3-phosphate acyltransferase, giving the protein MKLKRYRSKRKYEPILPGPREWPVVQLSRNKKEFLKEVVEEAFKRIKNNTRNKTALIEELETTLYKEKARIRQTPWKVDPDDEHQFWGKVKDELLEISQQKAKDEEKANKILLSIIERYAEEIAGNFNTSHYRFARGVATFGFNRLLNAARIKKLGGFWSNELTMNDKIQINGEVEKLRTLAKKGTVVIVPTHSSNLDSILIGWVIYTLGLPPVIYGAGLNLFNISIISYFMNSLGAYKVDRRKKNMIYLETLKAYSALALKKGCQSLFFPGGTRSRDGRVERELKLGLLGTAIEAQRANYQEHGNKAEKIFIVPASLNYHFVLEAPSLIRQYLEKRGQERYYVENDEFSSSYKIITFLFKFFTKGSDISVSIGEAMDILGNKVDEEGRSFDPKGREIQPEEYFKFQDKITINKQREAEYTRMLSKKIVEQYSKIARVFSSHLIAFVAFEIINKHNKKLDLFSLLRLPEEDLVINFNEFRSTCQRIKNKIDERVQEGRMSQAEHMDDNIDNIIEHGLLNLGMYHSKRPLIKTKEGDITTMDMNLLYFYRNRLDGYGLEKHI; this is encoded by the coding sequence ATGAAGCTGAAGCGCTACAGAAGCAAAAGAAAATACGAACCTATTTTACCCGGTCCACGCGAATGGCCCGTGGTGCAATTGAGTCGTAATAAAAAAGAATTTCTTAAGGAAGTGGTTGAAGAAGCCTTCAAGCGCATTAAAAACAATACGAGGAATAAAACAGCTCTCATTGAAGAACTGGAAACCACCTTATACAAAGAAAAAGCAAGAATAAGACAAACACCCTGGAAAGTTGATCCTGATGACGAACATCAATTTTGGGGAAAGGTTAAAGACGAACTCCTTGAAATTTCTCAACAGAAAGCAAAGGATGAAGAAAAAGCCAATAAAATCCTGCTTAGTATAATTGAACGATATGCAGAGGAAATTGCAGGCAATTTTAACACAAGTCACTATCGATTTGCCAGAGGAGTGGCAACTTTTGGTTTTAACAGATTATTAAATGCCGCTAGAATAAAAAAGTTAGGTGGGTTCTGGAGTAATGAACTTACCATGAATGACAAAATCCAAATTAATGGCGAGGTTGAAAAACTGCGTACATTAGCCAAAAAAGGCACAGTAGTGATTGTTCCTACGCATTCCAGTAACTTGGATTCTATCTTAATTGGTTGGGTGATTTATACTTTAGGTCTTCCCCCTGTAATTTATGGCGCAGGACTTAATCTTTTTAATATAAGCATCATTTCCTATTTCATGAATAGTTTAGGAGCTTATAAGGTAGACAGGCGAAAAAAGAATATGATTTACCTGGAAACCTTGAAAGCCTATTCTGCCTTAGCATTGAAAAAAGGATGTCAAAGTTTGTTTTTCCCTGGAGGAACGCGTTCTAGAGACGGAAGAGTGGAAAGAGAACTGAAATTAGGACTATTAGGGACTGCTATTGAAGCCCAAAGAGCCAATTACCAAGAACATGGAAATAAGGCTGAAAAAATATTTATAGTTCCAGCTAGCTTGAACTACCACTTCGTATTGGAAGCTCCAAGTTTGATTCGTCAGTATTTGGAAAAAAGAGGCCAAGAACGTTATTATGTTGAAAATGATGAGTTTTCCTCCTCTTACAAAATCATAACTTTTCTTTTTAAATTCTTCACTAAAGGATCAGATATTTCAGTTTCTATTGGCGAGGCCATGGATATTTTAGGTAATAAAGTAGATGAGGAAGGAAGAAGCTTTGATCCAAAAGGCAGGGAAATTCAACCCGAAGAATATTTTAAATTCCAAGATAAAATTACGATCAATAAGCAAAGAGAGGCTGAATACACCCGTATGCTCTCTAAAAAAATTGTGGAGCAATACAGCAAAATTGCTCGTGTATTTTCTAGCCATTTAATAGCTTTTGTTGCTTTCGAGATTATCAATAAGCATAATAAAAAACTTGATCTATTTTCACTGCTACGATTACCTGAAGAAGATCTTGTGATTAACTTCAATGAATTTAGAAGCACTTGTCAGCGGATAAAAAATAAAATTGACGAAAGGGTTCAAGAAGGGAGAATGTCTCAAGCAGAACACATGGATGACAATATTGATAACATCATCGAACATGGCTTGTTGAATTTAGGAATGTACCATTCCAAAAGGCCTTTAATTAAAACAAAAGAAGGGGATATTACTACCATGGATATGAATCTTCTATATTTTTACAGAAACAGATTAGACGGATATGGGCTTGAAAAACACATTTGA
- a CDS encoding DUF5683 domain-containing protein — MRNLLFITIFFIFASIAKSQEVQPTDSTFLRLGADTEEIESFQTQDTTHSPRLAALYSAIVPGMGQFYNEKYWKIPVVYALGALAAYQIKSNHQNYLLFRNVFINLADEYDANNSEIQDFINLGYDEDRADRLLQRFERDRDYWIILAGLFYVLNIVDATVDAHLREFNINQDLSLNIQPSIQSSPYSNMHAGLSLNFRLK; from the coding sequence ATGCGCAATCTTTTATTCATTACCATATTTTTCATATTTGCTTCCATAGCAAAAAGTCAGGAAGTACAGCCAACAGATTCTACCTTTTTGAGATTGGGTGCGGATACTGAAGAAATTGAAAGCTTTCAGACTCAGGACACTACCCACTCTCCCCGGCTAGCGGCTTTATATTCTGCGATAGTTCCAGGGATGGGGCAGTTTTACAATGAAAAATACTGGAAGATTCCGGTTGTTTATGCTTTGGGTGCATTAGCTGCCTACCAAATCAAATCTAATCACCAGAATTATCTATTATTTAGGAATGTCTTTATCAACTTAGCAGATGAATATGATGCCAATAATTCAGAAATTCAAGATTTTATTAATTTGGGTTATGATGAAGATAGAGCTGATAGACTCTTACAAAGATTTGAAAGAGACCGAGACTACTGGATTATTCTTGCAGGACTTTTTTATGTTCTGAACATTGTAGATGCTACTGTAGATGCACATTTAAGGGAGTTCAATATCAATCAAGATTTGAGCCTGAATATACAACCAAGTATTCAAAGCAGCCCTTACAGCAACATGCACGCTGGCTTGTCATTAAATTTTAGATTAAAATAG
- a CDS encoding NAD(P)H-dependent glycerol-3-phosphate dehydrogenase produces MGLKNTFDKPIGVVGAGSFGLSVANLLAENSEVLLYARNPEALESINKKREWNSYPIHQNIKAIDDLEQLANSCDIIFPVVPSANFREMMQSISPFLHPYHILIHGTKGLNLNLPEGKTLSDMPVLERHHIKTMSELIMDESVVVRVGCLAGPNLAKEISQGLPAATVVASPFNEVIQIGQQLLRSDRFQVYGNPDLIGIELCGVLKNIIAIASGALSGLGLGENARSLLISRGMAEMIYLGKALGGEVRSFIGLAGIGDLMATSHSTLSRNFTVGRRLAEGESLENILADMHEVAEGVNTIMIAKKIAESFKVRAPITEILHRVLFEGLTMEEAVQYLMKYPLNVDVDFI; encoded by the coding sequence ATGGGCTTGAAAAACACATTTGATAAACCTATAGGTGTTGTTGGTGCAGGAAGTTTTGGACTTTCCGTTGCTAATCTTTTAGCCGAAAATTCCGAGGTACTTCTTTATGCAAGAAACCCAGAGGCTTTAGAAAGCATCAACAAAAAGAGAGAATGGAACAGCTATCCAATTCATCAAAATATCAAGGCGATTGACGATTTAGAGCAATTAGCTAATAGTTGCGATATCATCTTCCCGGTTGTTCCCTCAGCTAATTTTAGGGAAATGATGCAAAGCATATCCCCATTTTTACATCCCTACCATATTTTAATTCATGGTACTAAAGGTTTAAATCTCAATTTACCTGAAGGGAAAACACTCTCCGATATGCCAGTTTTAGAACGACATCATATCAAAACTATGAGTGAGCTCATTATGGACGAAAGTGTTGTCGTTAGAGTGGGATGTTTGGCAGGCCCTAATTTAGCAAAAGAGATTTCTCAAGGACTTCCAGCAGCCACTGTGGTAGCTAGTCCTTTCAATGAAGTAATTCAAATAGGGCAGCAATTGCTCCGCAGCGATAGGTTTCAGGTGTATGGAAATCCTGACTTAATAGGAATTGAACTTTGCGGTGTCTTGAAAAACATCATTGCCATAGCTTCTGGAGCGCTATCTGGCTTAGGCTTGGGAGAAAACGCACGCTCGTTGCTTATCAGTCGTGGCATGGCCGAAATGATTTACTTAGGGAAAGCTTTAGGCGGAGAGGTTCGATCTTTTATTGGACTGGCCGGAATTGGTGATTTAATGGCTACCTCCCACTCTACCTTAAGTAGAAACTTCACAGTGGGAAGAAGATTGGCAGAGGGCGAAAGTCTGGAAAATATTTTAGCTGATATGCATGAAGTGGCAGAAGGAGTGAACACAATTATGATTGCGAAAAAAATTGCAGAAAGTTTTAAAGTTCGGGCTCCAATTACTGAAATTCTACATAGAGTGCTATTTGAAGGACTTACTATGGAAGAAGCAGTTCAATACTTAATGAAATATCCACTTAATGTGGATGTGGATTTTATCTAA
- a CDS encoding ParB/RepB/Spo0J family partition protein translates to MAKKTRKALGRGLGALLEDSNTDQKSSSNKEKRDITDISSGASINEIPLEQIEVNPFQPRTDFDKQALEELAESIKVQGIIQPITVRKLSKDSYQLISGERRTQASKLAGLKSIPAYIRIADDQQMLEMALIENIQRENLNSIEIALSYQRLLTECDLKQEQLGDRVGKNRTTVNNYLRLLKLPPDIQLAIRDKRISMGHARAIINIDNVEKQLDVFNRILKDDLSVRKVEALVRELTSGESKEKEQPAKSEMPYEAKQVQSKLSSHFGTKIGMKIDKNNKGEIKIPFLSKDDLNRILDILSVEL, encoded by the coding sequence ATGGCGAAGAAAACCAGAAAAGCATTAGGAAGAGGCTTAGGCGCTCTTTTAGAAGATTCTAACACTGATCAAAAATCTTCTTCTAATAAAGAAAAAAGAGATATAACGGATATCTCAAGTGGGGCTTCTATAAATGAAATCCCTTTAGAACAAATAGAGGTGAATCCATTTCAGCCTAGAACTGATTTTGATAAGCAAGCTTTAGAAGAATTAGCTGAATCAATTAAAGTTCAGGGAATAATTCAACCCATTACTGTTCGGAAATTAAGCAAAGATAGTTACCAGCTTATTTCAGGGGAAAGAAGAACACAGGCTTCAAAATTAGCGGGTCTTAAATCAATTCCAGCATACATCCGAATAGCGGATGATCAGCAAATGCTTGAGATGGCCTTAATTGAGAATATCCAAAGAGAAAATCTTAATTCCATCGAAATTGCGCTTAGTTACCAAAGATTGTTAACTGAATGTGATTTAAAGCAAGAACAGTTAGGTGATAGAGTGGGGAAAAACAGAACAACGGTTAATAATTATTTAAGATTATTAAAGCTTCCACCTGATATTCAACTCGCAATTAGAGATAAAAGAATAAGCATGGGACATGCTCGTGCCATCATCAATATTGATAATGTTGAAAAACAATTGGATGTATTCAACAGAATCTTAAAAGATGATCTCTCAGTAAGAAAAGTGGAAGCATTAGTGCGAGAATTGACTAGCGGTGAATCTAAGGAAAAAGAGCAACCGGCTAAAAGCGAAATGCCATATGAAGCCAAGCAAGTTCAAAGCAAGCTTTCCTCTCATTTTGGCACAAAAATTGGGATGAAGATCGACAAAAATAATAAAGGAGAAATTAAGATTCCATTTTTATCGAAGGACGATTTAAATAGGATTTTAGACATTCTTTCAGTTGAATTATAA
- a CDS encoding mechanosensitive ion channel family protein yields MMRYFLILFLLFTYTTFGQNEETKTLPKNSLATPKATVNTFLQNLQEEEFHPEIAAKTLNPKHIKGKDAELIITQLKQVLDGAGVLIDLDEIPENPNYSDSSDRKRYYLSEIEFPQIYLERSNGKWYFSKKTIEKIPALHQEVYPFGTDKLMNILPKMGMQKILGLHAWQYISILILVIICVLIHKLLSWFFDWLIYQLLKNKGYGNIAHDYIMPVARPFSLLIIVGILIILIPVLQLPITFNHYFILLLRALLPLFGTMMVYKIVDILGEYMLKKAAQTETTMDDQIVPILKRVLKIFVVIIGFLYILNNLRFDITALLAGISIGGLAFALAAQDTIKNFFGSLMILFDKPFQIGDWVTAGDIDGTVEEVGFRSTRVRTFRNSLITVPNGKLADMAVDNHGLRKYRRFYTTITVTYDTPTHLIEAFTDGLKKIVEEHPKTWKEFYNIYFNNMSAYSLDIMFYVFLDVPTWGEELKYKEEILLSIMKLAKQLGINFAFPTQTLHMENFPGQASLSPKYVEKNQVSEKLKDFFQTSNPK; encoded by the coding sequence ATGATGAGATATTTTTTAATACTATTTCTACTTTTTACATACACCACTTTTGGCCAAAATGAGGAAACAAAAACCTTACCCAAAAATAGCTTAGCTACACCAAAAGCAACGGTCAACACTTTTCTTCAAAATCTTCAGGAAGAAGAATTTCACCCTGAAATTGCAGCAAAAACGCTCAATCCGAAACATATCAAAGGAAAAGATGCTGAATTAATCATTACTCAACTAAAACAAGTGCTGGACGGTGCTGGTGTATTAATTGATTTAGATGAAATTCCTGAAAACCCTAATTATTCAGATTCATCGGATCGGAAAAGATATTATTTATCTGAAATTGAGTTTCCTCAAATCTACTTAGAGAGAAGTAACGGGAAATGGTATTTTAGTAAAAAAACCATTGAGAAAATACCAGCATTGCATCAAGAAGTTTATCCTTTCGGGACAGACAAATTGATGAACATTTTACCAAAAATGGGAATGCAAAAAATCCTAGGACTTCATGCCTGGCAGTACATTAGCATTTTAATTTTAGTTATCATCTGCGTGTTAATTCACAAATTACTAAGCTGGTTTTTTGATTGGCTTATTTATCAATTGCTAAAAAACAAAGGCTATGGGAATATTGCCCACGACTATATCATGCCTGTTGCTAGGCCTTTTAGTCTTTTAATCATTGTCGGAATTTTAATTATTCTGATTCCAGTTCTGCAACTACCTATTACCTTCAATCATTATTTCATTTTGTTGCTTAGGGCACTGCTACCACTTTTCGGTACGATGATGGTGTACAAAATTGTAGATATTTTAGGCGAGTACATGCTGAAAAAAGCAGCCCAAACTGAAACTACAATGGACGACCAGATTGTACCCATTCTGAAAAGGGTATTGAAAATTTTTGTGGTCATCATTGGTTTTCTTTATATCCTCAACAATTTAAGGTTTGACATTACCGCTCTCCTTGCCGGTATTTCGATTGGTGGTTTAGCTTTTGCATTAGCCGCTCAAGACACCATTAAAAATTTCTTTGGCTCCTTAATGATTCTTTTTGATAAGCCTTTTCAAATAGGTGATTGGGTGACAGCTGGAGACATTGATGGCACTGTTGAAGAAGTAGGTTTCCGTTCAACAAGAGTGAGAACCTTCAGAAATTCATTAATTACAGTACCTAATGGTAAATTAGCCGATATGGCGGTTGATAACCACGGCTTGAGAAAATACAGAAGATTTTACACCACCATCACCGTCACCTATGATACTCCTACTCATTTAATTGAGGCTTTCACTGATGGATTAAAAAAAATAGTTGAAGAACACCCTAAAACCTGGAAAGAATTCTATAACATCTATTTCAACAATATGTCTGCTTATTCATTGGACATTATGTTTTATGTGTTCTTAGATGTCCCTACCTGGGGAGAGGAATTGAAATATAAAGAAGAAATTTTACTGAGCATAATGAAATTAGCTAAGCAACTCGGAATCAATTTTGCTTTCCCTACGCAAACTTTGCACATGGAAAACTTCCCTGGACAAGCCTCGTTATCTCCAAAATACGTAGAAAAAAATCAAGTTTCGGAAAAATTGAAAGACTTCTTTCAAACGTCAAATCCGAAATAG
- the dapB gene encoding 4-hydroxy-tetrahydrodipicolinate reductase has translation MKILLIGHGKMGQAIEEFAIQRGHSLVATVDVNDTLMPTLAEQADVAIEFTHPDAAFDNIKFCLEHNLPVLSGTTGWLDKMPEIEKICEENNGTFLYASNFSIGVNLFFKLNKFLAKLISPQSQYKPSMIEVHHTHKKDAPSGTAITLAEGIISEHGKYTAWKNDAKTEDGEIPITSERIGEIPGTHKITYKSEVDQISIEHEAYSRDGFVQGAVFVAEWLPDQKGIVVIDDFLKL, from the coding sequence ATGAAGATACTTTTAATTGGTCACGGTAAAATGGGTCAGGCTATTGAAGAATTTGCCATCCAGAGAGGACATAGTTTAGTGGCCACCGTTGATGTTAATGATACTTTAATGCCTACTTTAGCCGAACAAGCTGATGTAGCTATTGAATTTACTCACCCTGATGCAGCATTTGATAATATTAAATTTTGCCTTGAGCATAATTTACCGGTTTTATCAGGCACAACAGGATGGCTAGATAAAATGCCTGAAATCGAGAAAATTTGCGAGGAAAATAATGGAACATTCCTTTACGCATCCAATTTTTCGATAGGTGTTAATTTGTTTTTCAAACTCAATAAGTTCTTGGCCAAGTTAATCAGTCCCCAAAGCCAATATAAACCTTCCATGATAGAAGTTCATCATACGCATAAAAAAGATGCGCCAAGTGGTACTGCTATTACTTTAGCTGAAGGAATAATTAGTGAGCATGGTAAATATACTGCTTGGAAAAATGATGCTAAAACTGAAGATGGGGAAATCCCAATTACTTCTGAAAGAATTGGTGAAATTCCCGGAACTCATAAAATAACTTACAAATCAGAGGTAGATCAAATCAGCATTGAGCATGAAGCATATAGTAGAGATGGTTTTGTTCAAGGTGCAGTATTTGTAGCTGAATGGCTTCCTGATCAAAAAGGAATAGTTGTAATTGATGACTTTTTAAAACTTTAG
- a CDS encoding ParA family protein, with amino-acid sequence MGKVIAIANQKGGVGKTTSAINLAASLAALEYKTLIVDADPQANSTSGIGYNPKEIESSIYECMVDEVDAQDIIVETDLDYLHILPSHINLVGAEVEMVNIKNREERMRDALKKVRKKYDFIIIDCSPSLGLITINALTAADSVIIPVQCEYFALEGLGKLLNTIKIIQTRLNKDLEIEGILLTMYDVRLNLSNQVVDEVKQHFSKMVFETLIPRNIKLSESPSFGLPAIAHDAESKGAISYLNLAKEIINNNGLGK; translated from the coding sequence ATGGGTAAAGTAATTGCAATTGCTAATCAAAAAGGAGGAGTAGGTAAAACCACATCAGCTATTAATCTTGCGGCAAGTTTGGCTGCTTTAGAATATAAAACACTGATTGTTGATGCCGATCCACAAGCCAATTCAACTTCAGGAATAGGTTATAACCCTAAAGAGATAGAAAGCAGTATTTATGAATGCATGGTAGATGAGGTTGATGCTCAAGACATCATTGTGGAAACTGACTTAGATTACTTGCATATTTTGCCTTCTCATATCAACTTGGTAGGTGCGGAAGTTGAAATGGTAAATATTAAGAATAGAGAAGAAAGAATGCGTGACGCACTAAAAAAGGTGCGTAAGAAATATGATTTCATAATCATTGACTGTTCTCCATCTTTAGGTTTAATTACCATTAATGCCTTAACTGCAGCAGACTCAGTTATTATTCCAGTTCAGTGTGAATACTTTGCATTGGAAGGATTAGGTAAATTATTGAATACAATTAAGATTATACAAACTCGTTTGAATAAAGATTTAGAAATTGAAGGGATTTTATTGACCATGTATGATGTTCGTTTAAACCTTTCTAACCAAGTGGTGGATGAGGTAAAACAGCACTTTAGTAAGATGGTTTTTGAAACTTTGATTCCACGTAATATCAAACTGAGTGAATCACCAAGTTTTGGATTACCGGCAATTGCTCATGATGCTGAAAGTAAAGGGGCAATTAGTTATTTAAATTTAGCGAAAGAAATTATTAACAATAACGGATTAGGAAAATAG
- a CDS encoding cystathionine gamma-synthase yields the protein MSKSSKYRFGTKAIHSGVEPDSATGAIMTPIYQTSTYVQSAPGEHKGYEYSRSQNPTREALEKSIAALENADFGHCFASGLAAIDAIIKTLKPGDEVISTNDLYGGTYRIFTKIFQDFGIHFHFVNMSNAADVEKHITEKTKLIWVETPTNPMMNIIDIRAIADIAKKHAVTLAVDNTFSTPYLQNPLDLGADLVMHSVTKYIAGHSDVVMGALATSNKELSEKLTFIQNASGAVPGPQDCFLVLRGIKTLHLRMQRHCENGAGIANFLKSHPKVDKVFWPGFKSHPNHEIACKQMHDFGGMISFSLKENTKSAATEILKKFKLFTLAESLGGVESLSGHPATMTHASIPKAERDKVGLSDSLIRLSVGVEDIEDLIQDLKQALS from the coding sequence ATGAGCAAGTCTAGCAAATACAGATTTGGTACCAAAGCAATACATTCTGGAGTTGAGCCTGATTCAGCAACTGGCGCTATCATGACTCCTATTTACCAAACCTCAACTTATGTTCAGTCAGCCCCAGGTGAACACAAAGGCTATGAATACAGCCGTTCTCAAAACCCAACCCGTGAAGCATTGGAGAAAAGCATTGCAGCTTTGGAAAATGCCGATTTCGGACATTGTTTTGCTTCTGGACTTGCTGCGATTGATGCCATTATCAAAACCTTGAAACCAGGTGATGAGGTAATTAGCACCAACGATCTCTACGGAGGTACTTATAGAATATTCACAAAAATCTTTCAAGATTTCGGCATTCATTTCCATTTTGTTAACATGTCAAATGCTGCTGATGTTGAAAAACATATTACAGAAAAAACAAAATTGATATGGGTAGAAACCCCTACTAATCCGATGATGAATATCATTGATATTAGAGCGATTGCTGATATTGCCAAAAAACATGCTGTTACCTTAGCGGTGGATAACACTTTTTCAACCCCTTATTTACAAAATCCTTTAGATTTGGGTGCAGATTTGGTAATGCATTCGGTTACAAAATACATAGCTGGACATTCCGATGTAGTGATGGGCGCATTAGCTACAAGCAATAAAGAATTGTCTGAAAAATTAACCTTTATTCAGAATGCAAGTGGTGCCGTGCCAGGTCCACAAGATTGTTTTTTAGTTTTAAGAGGAATCAAAACATTGCATCTAAGAATGCAAAGACATTGTGAAAATGGCGCAGGTATTGCAAACTTTTTAAAATCACACCCAAAAGTGGACAAGGTATTTTGGCCAGGTTTTAAATCACACCCTAATCATGAAATTGCATGCAAACAAATGCATGATTTTGGAGGAATGATATCGTTTTCATTAAAAGAAAATACAAAATCCGCAGCTACGGAAATCTTGAAGAAATTTAAATTATTTACTTTGGCGGAATCATTAGGTGGGGTTGAATCATTAAGTGGACATCCAGCGACCATGACTCATGCCAGCATTCCAAAAGCAGAGCGCGATAAAGTGGGCCTTTCTGATTCTTTAATTCGATTGAGTGTAGGAGTTGAAGACATAGAGGATTTGATTCAAGATTTAAAACAAGCATTATCCTAA